Proteins encoded within one genomic window of Cellulomonas xiejunii:
- a CDS encoding DUF4956 domain-containing protein, giving the protein MNLTDLSGTFSVFDVAATLALSFVLSAAIGWVYQRTHRNISYSQSYVQTLVVIGMVVAVIMLVVGSNIARAFALVGALSVIRFRNAIKETRDVGFIFLVMAIGMAVGTRFYLLAAVATAFILLVVFLMQRFDWFKLDIQRQVVKVQVPPEARYQQDVADVLVRTTLEFELVSVETVRGGALTELFYSVRLKPGVTTTEIIGALSEINSGQKVTVLTGYDQSDM; this is encoded by the coding sequence ATGAACCTCACCGACCTGAGCGGTACCTTCTCCGTCTTCGACGTCGCGGCGACGCTGGCGCTCTCGTTCGTCCTGTCCGCCGCCATCGGCTGGGTCTATCAGCGGACGCACCGCAACATCTCCTACAGCCAGTCCTACGTCCAGACCCTCGTCGTCATCGGCATGGTCGTCGCCGTCATCATGCTGGTCGTCGGGTCGAACATCGCGCGTGCGTTCGCGCTGGTCGGCGCGCTCTCGGTGATCCGTTTCCGCAACGCGATCAAGGAGACCCGCGACGTCGGGTTCATCTTCCTCGTGATGGCGATCGGGATGGCGGTGGGCACACGCTTCTACCTGCTGGCCGCGGTGGCGACGGCCTTCATCCTGCTGGTCGTCTTCCTCATGCAGCGCTTCGACTGGTTCAAGCTCGACATCCAGCGCCAGGTGGTCAAGGTCCAGGTACCTCCCGAGGCGCGGTACCAGCAGGACGTCGCCGACGTGCTCGTCCGCACGACCCTGGAGTTCGAGCTGGTGAGCGTGGAGACCGTGCGGGGAGGCGCCCTCACCGAGCTCTTCTACTCGGTGCGTCTCAAGCCGGGGGTCACGACCACGGAGATCATCGGCGCGCTGAGCGAGATCAACTCCGGGCAGAAGGTCACCGTCCTGACCGGGTACGACCAGTCGGACATGTGA
- a CDS encoding CotH kinase family protein, translated as MSRADLRRRLPVPLRQHWKPLAAGLAGIAVALTVFGDVTIRPYSTSTAAVPDEERVTEDVAGTVDLFDNTVHHEIALSYSQDDYDRMLDAYFTEGEKEWMAADITIDGTTIESAAVRLKGNSTLSSLVDGREGSATQGERAPGGLGGMGGGQMPGGGGQMPQRPGGGGQMPQLPGGGGQMPQLPGGGGQMPQLPGGGGGGPAGGFAGPGVSLSTQEPEDLPLLVSFDENRPGRAYQGMTELAIRPASAAAASSLNEAVALELTKQSGQPTQDYAFTTYAVNDRPTTTRLVVQNPDPQYAAGLEGDGVLYKVLSTSSFTYQGDDQTAYADDFTQVNLRGSQDLQPIVSFLEWLDGASDEEFAQELDQWVDVESFATYLATQDVLKNMDTISGPGRNAYLYLDLGTGLISVVAWDLNLALGGMSMPGTTGGPGGGDGSARPGAQGGGRARGGMSGNTLVTRFEASADFSALVDAALAGLQAEWLDSGQASLLVEEVASRVPVTDAVDQATIDADAQAVVSRLVGDDAP; from the coding sequence ATGAGTCGCGCAGACCTCCGCAGGCGTCTCCCCGTGCCGCTGCGTCAGCACTGGAAGCCGCTGGCAGCAGGGTTGGCAGGCATCGCCGTCGCCCTCACGGTCTTCGGTGACGTGACGATCCGGCCCTACTCCACGAGCACGGCCGCCGTCCCCGACGAGGAACGCGTCACCGAGGACGTCGCGGGCACGGTCGACCTCTTCGACAACACCGTCCACCACGAGATCGCGTTGTCCTACTCCCAGGACGACTACGACCGGATGCTCGACGCCTACTTCACCGAGGGTGAGAAGGAGTGGATGGCCGCCGACATCACGATCGACGGCACCACGATCGAGTCCGCAGCGGTTCGTCTGAAAGGCAACTCGACCCTCTCGTCGCTGGTCGACGGCCGTGAGGGGTCTGCGACCCAGGGCGAGCGCGCCCCGGGTGGCCTCGGAGGCATGGGCGGCGGTCAGATGCCGGGGGGCGGCGGTCAGATGCCACAGCGGCCGGGCGGTGGCGGTCAGATGCCGCAGCTGCCGGGCGGTGGCGGTCAGATGCCGCAGCTGCCGGGCGGTGGCGGTCAGATGCCGCAGCTGCCGGGCGGTGGGGGCGGAGGTCCGGCCGGCGGCTTCGCCGGCCCGGGGGTCTCGTTGAGCACCCAGGAGCCGGAGGACCTGCCGTTGCTCGTCAGCTTCGACGAGAACCGGCCCGGGCGCGCCTACCAGGGCATGACCGAGCTGGCGATCCGTCCCGCGAGCGCCGCAGCCGCGTCGTCGCTGAACGAGGCGGTCGCGCTGGAGCTGACGAAGCAGTCCGGCCAGCCGACGCAGGACTACGCGTTCACGACCTACGCGGTGAACGACCGCCCGACGACGACACGCCTGGTCGTGCAGAACCCCGACCCGCAGTACGCGGCCGGGCTCGAGGGCGACGGAGTGCTCTACAAGGTGCTGTCCACGAGCTCCTTCACCTACCAGGGCGATGACCAGACCGCGTACGCCGACGACTTCACGCAGGTCAACCTCCGGGGAAGCCAGGACCTGCAGCCGATCGTGTCGTTCCTGGAGTGGCTCGACGGTGCGTCCGACGAGGAGTTCGCCCAGGAGCTGGACCAGTGGGTCGACGTCGAGTCGTTCGCGACCTACCTGGCCACCCAGGACGTGCTCAAGAACATGGACACGATCTCGGGTCCCGGCCGGAACGCCTACCTGTACCTCGACCTGGGCACCGGGCTGATCAGCGTCGTCGCGTGGGACCTCAACCTGGCTCTGGGCGGCATGTCGATGCCGGGCACCACCGGCGGGCCCGGTGGCGGCGACGGCTCGGCCCGGCCGGGCGCACAGGGCGGCGGGAGGGCCCGGGGAGGCATGAGCGGGAACACCCTCGTCACCCGGTTCGAGGCGAGCGCGGACTTCTCGGCTCTCGTCGACGCGGCGCTGGCGGGTCTGCAGGCCGAGTGGCTCGACAGCGGCCAGGCGAGCCTGCTGGTCGAGGAGGTCGCCTCACGGGTGCCGGTCACCGACGCGGTGGACCAGGCGACGATCGACGCCGACGCCCAGGCGGTCGTGTCCCGGCTGGTCGGCGACGATGCTCCCTGA
- a CDS encoding TetR/AcrR family transcriptional regulator yields the protein MLPDRGDEPLGLRERKRAAARARVERTAVDLCLQHGYDSVTVGQICAAAGIAQSTFFTYFGSKDAAILGRPPVPSPEAVEAFVEADGPLLGDLLTLLTVGARDAVGDLALFRRRFELVDGDARLRTREARRAEVAPWQADVVARRLRRRGDLTAAEIAEQAQMAAALALSILRHTFWSVQTAPGTEWNDRLRRSHALARALLQGSPQTAPRGAASSGVSRAGAGAGARPRRR from the coding sequence ATGCTCCCTGACCGGGGCGACGAACCGCTCGGGCTGCGGGAACGCAAGCGGGCCGCGGCCCGGGCGCGGGTCGAGCGGACCGCCGTCGACCTGTGCCTGCAGCACGGCTACGACTCCGTCACCGTCGGCCAGATCTGCGCCGCCGCCGGGATCGCGCAGAGCACCTTCTTCACCTACTTCGGCAGCAAGGACGCCGCGATCCTCGGGCGACCGCCGGTGCCGTCGCCCGAGGCGGTCGAGGCGTTCGTCGAGGCTGACGGGCCTTTGCTCGGCGACCTGCTGACGCTCCTGACCGTGGGCGCCCGCGACGCCGTGGGCGACCTTGCTCTGTTCCGCCGCAGGTTCGAGCTGGTCGACGGCGACGCGCGGCTCAGGACCCGCGAGGCCCGACGCGCCGAGGTGGCGCCGTGGCAGGCGGACGTGGTCGCCCGGCGGCTGCGGCGGCGCGGCGACCTGACCGCGGCAGAGATCGCGGAGCAGGCTCAGATGGCGGCGGCCCTGGCGCTCAGCATCCTGCGGCACACGTTCTGGTCGGTCCAGACCGCACCGGGGACCGAGTGGAACGACCGCCTGCGGCGCAGCCACGCCCTCGCGCGCGCTCTCCTCCAGGGGTCTCCGCAGACGGCACCACGTGGCGCAGCGTCGTCCGGGGTCTCGCGCGCCGGGGCCGGCGCAGGCGCCCGCCCCCGGAGGCGGTGA
- a CDS encoding ATP-grasp domain-containing protein encodes MTVTTTTLGRDTTATRAAVADPSAGSLNGRPRVFVLHSLQPLTTDPAQAFPPDRFEVVVLTDADPATVLREDVDTAVEQVVHAGRDEWESIVRSAPGAEVVSNDEYCLVECARLRAATGLPARHPAHLDGYRDKVLMKRGLEAAGVPVPRHLTFEPAVTSSRAVADHVVASVGLPAVVKPRREANSRGVEVLTDVDAVLGWLARHDGEAGWQVDEFVDGDLGHVNALVRQGDVRPVQAGRYLGPLLGFERGRVLGGWTLPADSPQAVAAHELNERVVAALGSDGDFVVHTEFATTPDGRLVVLETAARAPGAAVSELAHVHAGIQLEVAHLRLQAGLPVPEPACTAGHHAGWLWLPVMPGQRWGGVPEVVRDLGSDVEVHVFRVGRDGNTGADVRLGAAALLTSTDPGALAHDVDVLRRAPWFGAAEA; translated from the coding sequence ATGACGGTGACCACCACCACGCTCGGCCGTGACACGACCGCGACGCGGGCAGCGGTGGCTGACCCCTCGGCCGGGTCGTTGAACGGACGCCCGCGCGTCTTCGTGCTGCACTCGCTCCAGCCGCTCACGACGGACCCGGCGCAGGCGTTCCCGCCCGACCGGTTCGAGGTCGTCGTCCTGACCGACGCCGACCCCGCGACCGTGCTCCGCGAGGACGTCGACACGGCGGTGGAGCAGGTCGTGCACGCCGGGCGGGACGAGTGGGAGTCGATCGTGCGGTCCGCGCCCGGCGCCGAGGTCGTCAGCAACGACGAGTACTGCCTCGTCGAGTGCGCACGGCTGCGGGCGGCGACGGGCCTGCCCGCACGGCACCCCGCGCACCTCGACGGGTACCGCGACAAGGTCCTCATGAAGCGTGGGCTCGAGGCGGCAGGCGTCCCGGTCCCCCGGCACCTGACCTTCGAGCCGGCCGTCACGTCGTCCCGCGCCGTCGCGGACCACGTCGTCGCGAGCGTCGGGCTCCCCGCGGTGGTGAAGCCGCGTCGCGAGGCGAACTCGCGAGGCGTCGAGGTGCTGACCGACGTCGACGCCGTCCTCGGGTGGCTGGCCCGGCACGACGGCGAGGCGGGGTGGCAGGTCGACGAGTTCGTGGACGGGGACCTCGGCCACGTCAACGCGCTCGTGCGCCAGGGTGACGTCCGCCCCGTGCAGGCCGGGCGCTACCTGGGACCCCTGCTCGGGTTCGAGCGCGGCCGGGTGCTCGGCGGGTGGACGCTGCCGGCCGACAGCCCGCAGGCCGTGGCCGCGCACGAGCTGAACGAGCGCGTCGTGGCCGCCCTCGGGTCCGACGGCGACTTCGTCGTCCACACGGAGTTCGCGACGACGCCCGACGGGCGGCTCGTCGTCCTGGAGACCGCCGCGCGTGCTCCCGGCGCCGCCGTCTCCGAGCTCGCACACGTGCACGCCGGCATCCAGCTGGAGGTCGCGCACCTGCGGCTCCAGGCGGGACTGCCCGTCCCGGAACCGGCCTGCACGGCCGGGCACCACGCCGGCTGGCTGTGGCTACCGGTGATGCCGGGTCAGCGCTGGGGCGGCGTCCCCGAGGTCGTCCGGGACCTCGGGAGCGACGTCGAGGTGCACGTGTTCCGGGTGGGACGCGACGGCAACACCGGCGCGGACGTCCGGCTCGGCGCCGCCGCCCTCCTCACGAGCACCGATCCTGGCGCGCTCGCGCACGACGTCGACGTCCTGCGCCGGGCGCCGTGGTTCGGTGCGGCGGAGGCGTGA
- a CDS encoding O-methyltransferase, with translation MNAAAPPPPSVAEAHDRARRRGFVASSDSVVGPLLAVLAGAVPDGGRVLEIGTGCGAGAAWLAHGVAGRDVQIISVEQDADLARESSAAVPDAVEVLAADIGEALPGLGSFDLVFADAEGGKWTGFAQTRDAVRPGGVLVLDDMDVSRYTSDEHRRTVARVLDDIRQDQRFLVAELAAGSGIVLATRLRSTEAV, from the coding sequence ATGAACGCTGCCGCCCCACCACCCCCATCGGTGGCCGAAGCTCACGACCGTGCACGTCGACGAGGTTTCGTCGCCTCGAGCGACAGCGTGGTGGGGCCTCTTCTCGCCGTCCTGGCCGGTGCCGTGCCCGACGGCGGTCGCGTGCTCGAGATCGGGACCGGCTGCGGTGCCGGCGCCGCCTGGCTCGCGCACGGTGTCGCGGGTCGGGACGTGCAGATCATCTCCGTCGAGCAGGACGCCGACCTCGCCCGCGAGTCCTCCGCCGCTGTGCCGGACGCGGTCGAGGTCCTCGCGGCCGACATCGGGGAAGCGCTCCCGGGACTGGGCTCCTTCGATCTCGTGTTCGCGGATGCGGAGGGCGGGAAGTGGACGGGCTTCGCCCAGACGCGTGACGCCGTTCGACCGGGCGGCGTGCTCGTGCTCGACGACATGGACGTCTCCCGGTACACGAGCGACGAGCACCGCCGCACGGTCGCGCGCGTCCTTGACGACATCCGGCAGGATCAGCGTTTCCTGGTCGCCGAGCTGGCCGCGGGCAGCGGCATCGTGCTCGCGACGCGCCTGCGCTCCACCGAGGCGGTGTAG
- a CDS encoding siderophore-interacting protein: MFHVRVAALQRLCPSLLRVTFTGDDLDRFADNGFDQRIKFFLPVVGSPYADLIDMERTGDWYGSWRALPDDRRHPMRTYTARGVRPHPRELDVDIVLHGDTGPASRWASTAQVGDELVVMGPNADHVGPHGGVDFVPPARTDRLLIAGDETALPAIAGIVERLPRDARGEVLIEMPWSDDRLDLGAPEGVHVHWLGRDGRAHGELLVPGVQAAAARLLPGQAPAPDAELEDVDIDAGMLWEVPIDYTTGAPLAAEAHLYAWLAGEAGVIKTLRRHLVGECGVDRKAVAFMGYWRQGRCEAN; the protein is encoded by the coding sequence ATGTTCCACGTGCGCGTCGCCGCGCTGCAGCGGCTGTGTCCCAGCCTCCTGCGCGTCACCTTCACGGGCGACGACCTGGACCGCTTCGCGGACAACGGGTTCGACCAGCGCATCAAGTTCTTCCTGCCCGTCGTCGGCTCGCCGTACGCGGACCTCATCGACATGGAGCGCACGGGCGACTGGTACGGCTCGTGGCGCGCGCTGCCCGACGACCGTCGCCACCCCATGCGCACCTACACCGCGCGCGGTGTGCGCCCGCACCCGCGTGAGCTGGACGTCGACATCGTCCTGCACGGCGACACCGGCCCGGCGTCCCGCTGGGCGTCGACCGCGCAGGTCGGTGACGAGCTGGTCGTCATGGGACCGAACGCCGACCACGTCGGCCCGCACGGCGGCGTCGACTTCGTGCCGCCCGCCCGCACCGACCGTCTCCTGATCGCCGGTGACGAGACCGCGCTGCCCGCCATCGCCGGCATCGTCGAGCGTCTGCCGCGTGACGCGCGCGGCGAGGTCCTCATCGAGATGCCGTGGTCCGACGACCGCCTGGACCTCGGCGCCCCCGAGGGCGTGCACGTGCACTGGCTCGGTCGCGACGGCCGCGCCCACGGCGAGCTGCTGGTCCCCGGCGTCCAGGCCGCGGCCGCGCGCCTGCTGCCCGGCCAGGCGCCCGCGCCCGACGCCGAGCTCGAGGACGTCGACATCGACGCCGGCATGCTGTGGGAGGTGCCGATCGACTACACGACCGGCGCGCCGCTGGCTGCCGAGGCGCACCTGTACGCGTGGCTCGCAGGCGAGGCCGGTGTCATCAAGACGCTGCGCCGCCACCTGGTCGGCGAGTGCGGCGTCGACCGCAAGGCCGTCGCGTTCATGGGGTACTGGCGGCAGGGGCGCTGCGAGGCGAACTGA
- a CDS encoding LCP family protein — MTSSARPGPRHARVPVTAARGPAIVLTVALTTFVSTAGAVYLDLRGQMDVSSAEELVISAPSPVATAHAPDDPFAGAAMNILVMGTDLRDEENAALAGDADGMRSDSTMLVHVSGDRTWAEVVSIPRDSLVQVPECLLPDGGRSRPRLTMFNEAFSIGAGAQQSMDHAVACTIGTVQALTNVPVTHHLVARMTGVIDVVEALDGVRMCLPEPVDEDPRYGNLHLAAGDQRLDGRQAIGFLRVRKGTGMGLEMGSDLTRITRQQAFVQAAVNELLGKDVLGDADELYGVARAVLGALRADGQLADPVRLAAFGYSLRGLDRSRVVFTDVPVVTASSDVNRVEWTSAADEIWQRLATDTPPEALVAATPPPDAAAGGDGSEPGGSPDGATGGGGTGGDTGGATGGATGGGAGDGGSGDVPTAPGDEAGAGSGPLGDELLPGVCAA; from the coding sequence GTGACCAGCAGCGCACGCCCCGGACCACGTCATGCACGCGTGCCCGTCACCGCCGCCCGGGGTCCCGCGATCGTCCTGACCGTCGCGCTGACGACGTTCGTGTCCACCGCGGGGGCCGTCTACCTCGACCTGCGCGGCCAGATGGACGTGAGCAGCGCCGAGGAGCTGGTGATCTCCGCGCCCTCGCCCGTCGCCACGGCCCACGCGCCCGACGACCCCTTCGCGGGCGCGGCCATGAACATCCTCGTCATGGGCACCGACCTGCGTGACGAGGAGAACGCGGCGCTCGCGGGGGACGCCGACGGCATGCGCTCGGACTCGACGATGCTCGTGCACGTGTCGGGTGACCGGACGTGGGCCGAGGTCGTGTCGATCCCGCGCGACTCGCTTGTCCAGGTCCCCGAGTGCCTGCTGCCCGACGGTGGCAGGTCGCGGCCGCGGTTGACCATGTTCAACGAGGCGTTCTCGATCGGTGCAGGCGCGCAGCAGAGCATGGACCACGCGGTCGCGTGCACGATCGGCACGGTCCAGGCGCTGACGAACGTGCCGGTGACCCACCACCTGGTGGCGCGGATGACGGGCGTGATCGACGTCGTCGAGGCGCTCGACGGCGTGCGCATGTGCCTGCCGGAGCCCGTCGACGAGGACCCGAGGTACGGGAACCTGCACCTGGCGGCCGGCGACCAGCGCCTGGACGGACGCCAGGCCATCGGCTTCCTGCGGGTGCGCAAGGGCACGGGCATGGGCCTGGAGATGGGCAGCGACCTGACGCGCATCACGCGGCAGCAGGCGTTCGTGCAGGCGGCGGTCAACGAGCTGCTCGGCAAGGACGTGCTCGGCGACGCGGACGAGCTGTACGGCGTGGCGCGGGCCGTCCTCGGGGCGCTGCGGGCCGACGGGCAGCTCGCCGACCCGGTGCGGCTCGCAGCCTTCGGGTACTCGCTGCGCGGCCTGGACCGTTCCCGGGTCGTCTTCACGGACGTGCCCGTGGTGACGGCGTCGAGCGACGTCAACCGCGTGGAGTGGACGTCCGCGGCGGACGAGATCTGGCAGCGGCTCGCGACCGACACCCCGCCCGAGGCCCTCGTGGCCGCCACGCCGCCGCCCGACGCCGCGGCGGGCGGGGACGGGTCCGAGCCGGGCGGGTCACCGGACGGTGCGACGGGCGGCGGTGGGACCGGCGGCGACACGGGCGGCGCGACCGGTGGTGCGACGGGCGGGGGCGCGGGTGACGGCGGGTCCGGCGACGTCCCGACGGCGCCCGGCGACGAGGCCGGTGCGGGGTCCGGTCCCCTCGGCGACGAGCTGCTCCCCGGGGTGTGCGCGGCCTGA
- a CDS encoding TIGR03557 family F420-dependent LLM class oxidoreductase, with protein MTRFGYTLMTEQSGPRELVGYAQQADRLGFDFAVSSDHFFPWLEEQGHSPYAWSVLGAVAQATEHLQLMTYVTCPTIRYHPAVVAQKAATMGLLSQNRFMLGVGAGENLNEHVVGERWPAVGERHDMLEEALEIIHQLLTGDRVTYDGAHFRVDSARLWDVPEVPVPIGVAVSGAQSVSRFSALADHLIAVEPDADLVRRWDEAREGLEPTIKVIGPSRKIGQIPISWGPDRDEAVARAHEQFRWFGGGWKVNADLPTTESFAAASQFVRPEDVAESIPCGPDLDAIVQAVSAYWEAGFTDVAVVQVGDALQQRFLDEAAGPLLERLRAAAPSD; from the coding sequence GTGACGCGATTCGGGTACACCCTCATGACCGAGCAGTCCGGCCCGCGCGAGCTCGTCGGGTACGCGCAGCAGGCGGACCGGCTGGGCTTCGACTTCGCCGTGTCGTCGGACCACTTCTTCCCGTGGCTCGAGGAGCAGGGCCACTCGCCGTACGCGTGGAGCGTGCTCGGGGCCGTCGCACAGGCCACGGAGCACCTCCAGCTCATGACGTACGTGACGTGCCCGACCATCCGGTACCACCCGGCGGTCGTCGCGCAGAAGGCCGCGACCATGGGGCTGCTGTCGCAGAACCGCTTCATGCTCGGGGTCGGTGCGGGCGAGAACCTCAACGAGCACGTCGTCGGTGAGCGCTGGCCCGCGGTGGGAGAGCGGCACGACATGCTCGAGGAGGCGCTGGAGATCATCCACCAGCTGCTCACGGGGGACCGGGTCACCTACGACGGCGCGCACTTCCGCGTCGACTCGGCGCGGCTGTGGGACGTGCCGGAGGTGCCCGTGCCGATCGGGGTCGCGGTGTCCGGTGCGCAGTCGGTGTCGCGCTTCTCCGCGCTCGCGGACCACCTGATCGCCGTCGAGCCGGACGCGGACCTGGTGCGGCGCTGGGACGAGGCGCGCGAAGGTCTGGAGCCGACGATCAAGGTGATCGGGCCGTCGCGCAAGATCGGCCAGATCCCCATCTCCTGGGGGCCGGACCGCGACGAGGCCGTCGCCCGGGCCCACGAGCAGTTCCGGTGGTTCGGCGGCGGCTGGAAGGTCAACGCCGACCTGCCCACCACCGAGTCGTTCGCCGCCGCGAGCCAGTTCGTCCGGCCCGAGGACGTCGCGGAGTCGATCCCGTGCGGCCCGGACCTCGACGCGATCGTCCAGGCCGTGAGCGCGTACTGGGAGGCCGGGTTCACGGACGTCGCGGTCGTGCAGGTGGGCGACGCGCTGCAGCAGCGCTTCCTCGACGAGGCCGCCGGGCCGCTGCTGGAGCGGCTGCGGGCGGCGGCGCCGAGCGACTGA